In Chitinophaga nivalis, a single genomic region encodes these proteins:
- a CDS encoding aminoglycoside 6-adenylyltransferase yields the protein MISRNEEQMMQLILEVANKDARIRAVLLNGSRANPNVAQDIFQDYDIIYVVTDLAPFLQDHSWIDIFGERMILQLPEDMELYPPSPELDGAFSYLMQFTDGNRIDLILVPVAHLQNFTDDSLSKVLLDKDGQYNLAALPPASDHSYVVTLPSARAFGDCCNEFWYTSAGLAKGLWRQQVTHVKGLFHQVIQEALLQMLDWHIGCQHNFTVNPGKFGKFYQQHLEPDMYARLLLTYTPATVADSWAALYAAIDLFRDTALLVAQQLGYTYPMEEDQKVMIYLKHVQHLPDNAKRIYE from the coding sequence ATGATCAGCAGAAACGAAGAACAAATGATGCAACTGATCCTGGAGGTAGCCAACAAAGATGCCCGGATACGGGCCGTGTTACTGAACGGATCACGGGCAAACCCCAACGTCGCACAGGATATATTCCAGGACTACGACATCATATACGTTGTAACCGACCTCGCCCCTTTTTTGCAGGATCACAGTTGGATCGATATATTCGGTGAACGCATGATACTCCAGCTGCCGGAAGATATGGAGCTGTATCCCCCCAGCCCGGAGCTGGATGGCGCTTTTTCCTATCTGATGCAATTCACCGATGGCAATCGTATTGATCTTATCCTGGTGCCCGTAGCACATCTCCAAAACTTTACGGACGATAGTCTTTCTAAAGTATTATTAGATAAAGACGGACAATACAACCTGGCCGCCCTGCCACCGGCAAGCGATCATAGCTATGTAGTAACCTTACCTTCCGCCAGGGCATTTGGCGATTGCTGCAATGAATTCTGGTACACCAGCGCCGGCCTCGCAAAAGGACTTTGGCGGCAGCAGGTCACACACGTAAAAGGTTTATTTCACCAGGTAATACAGGAAGCATTATTACAAATGCTCGACTGGCATATTGGTTGCCAACATAACTTTACTGTTAACCCCGGGAAGTTCGGGAAGTTTTACCAGCAACACCTCGAACCGGACATGTATGCACGACTCCTGCTGACCTACACGCCTGCCACGGTAGCCGATAGCTGGGCCGCCCTGTATGCTGCTATTGACCTTTTCCGTGATACCGCTTTGCTGGTAGCCCAGCAACTGGGTTATACCTATCCCATGGAAGAGGATCAAAAAGTAATGATCTATTTAAAACATGTGCAACACCTGCCGGATAACGCCAAACGGATATACGAATAA
- a CDS encoding RICIN domain-containing protein, with protein sequence MKRTSLLLLLAFATTLFMSSCKKETTLATAAAEKSPALTAAATGNSIAASLASLPVGQRSGPYRIVNEQSGKVVEVESSQINNNGGKVQQWEYLNTDNQKWILTALGNDLYLITNVASGKALEAQASTVFNNGGKVQQWSWLQYGNQQWKISGKAFINASSGKVLDLSSTTIYVNGGIIQVWDWVNGPNQHWTLQNP encoded by the coding sequence ATGAAACGAACAAGCTTATTACTATTACTTGCATTTGCCACCACTTTATTCATGTCTTCCTGCAAGAAGGAAACAACGTTAGCCACTGCCGCAGCCGAAAAATCACCGGCATTGACAGCTGCCGCTACGGGTAACTCCATTGCTGCTTCACTGGCCAGCTTGCCGGTGGGCCAACGTAGTGGTCCTTACAGGATCGTCAACGAGCAAAGCGGCAAAGTAGTGGAGGTCGAATCGTCACAAATCAATAACAATGGCGGAAAGGTACAGCAATGGGAATACCTGAATACCGACAATCAAAAGTGGATACTCACGGCCCTCGGCAATGACCTTTACCTGATCACAAACGTTGCGAGCGGAAAGGCGCTGGAGGCACAGGCTTCAACTGTTTTCAATAATGGTGGCAAAGTGCAGCAATGGTCATGGTTACAGTATGGCAATCAACAGTGGAAAATTTCTGGCAAAGCCTTTATCAATGCCAGCAGTGGCAAAGTACTGGACCTTTCCTCCACTACCATTTATGTCAATGGGGGCATCATTCAGGTATGGGACTGGGTCAATGGCCCCAACCAACACTGGACGCTACAGAACCCATGA
- a CDS encoding ABC transporter permease, with product MLKNYFKIAWRNLTRKKGYTAINITGLTVGVACCILIALYVKGELSYDNFHTNNKEIYRVAHAYQSGSGGKKAGPAPEEYQIWGNAPIGAALLEEFPEIKKVVQFTSPSQWLLQYGDKRLRIENITFADSTMFDVFSWKMVWGNPATALKAPYSIVLSRSTARKFFGNENPVGKSFKADNVHTFNVTGVMEDMPQQSHIDYNGFISMSTFVIYRPEIFKEWGYIDFYTYFQTEKGVDIASLQAKVPGFIARRNPQDKENYHIQFEPLKDAYLHSRAARQPGVTGSLTNVYIFSVIGLFTLLIACINFMNLSTARSLERAKEVGVRKAVGANRLGLVYQFLTESMMISFAAVVLGVVLAVLLMPVVSDTFGKILDYRYLLTWGILPLLILMPVILGLLAGSYPAWVLTHFRPMEVLRGKFRSSGKGVMLRKGLVVVQFSLSIALIAGTAVVYSQLDHLQSHDLGFNEEQMLVIDYGGDSIISSKIEAIKAMLSANPDVLAASASRSVPGDFIPNAYTTLVAPTGEMKGAGPLLYEIDADFIPMYNIKMVAGRAYSRDFPSDLEQGMVLNEAAARDFGYAHPADIIGKRFEQWGRKGTVIGVVKDFNYESLHKKIGPLTLRMAPAESLNKISLRIKGDHINRTIAELERTWNQLAPQRPFLYTFMDQSFNLQYREDGRFGKMFGAFSILTILIACLGLFGLATYATEQREKEIGIRKVLGGSVGSIVRLLSSDFVKLVLIAILIATPVSWWVMNRWLEGFPYHINIQWWIFALAGILAISVALLTVSSQAIKAALADPVKSLKAE from the coding sequence ATGCTTAAAAACTATTTTAAGATCGCCTGGAGAAATCTGACCAGGAAAAAGGGCTATACCGCCATCAATATCACTGGTCTCACAGTAGGAGTAGCCTGCTGTATCCTGATCGCTTTATACGTTAAAGGCGAACTGTCCTATGATAATTTCCACACCAACAACAAAGAGATTTATCGCGTTGCCCATGCTTACCAGTCCGGCTCCGGGGGTAAAAAAGCGGGTCCGGCTCCGGAAGAATACCAGATCTGGGGGAATGCACCGATAGGGGCTGCCCTGCTGGAGGAATTCCCGGAGATTAAAAAAGTAGTGCAGTTTACCAGTCCATCCCAATGGCTGCTACAATACGGAGACAAGCGATTACGGATCGAAAACATCACGTTTGCAGATTCCACCATGTTTGACGTTTTCAGTTGGAAAATGGTGTGGGGCAACCCGGCAACAGCCCTGAAAGCGCCATACAGTATCGTACTCTCGAGAAGTACTGCCCGAAAATTCTTCGGGAATGAGAATCCGGTAGGGAAATCCTTTAAGGCGGATAACGTACATACTTTTAATGTAACCGGGGTAATGGAAGATATGCCCCAGCAATCACATATCGACTATAATGGATTCATTTCCATGAGCACTTTTGTCATATACAGGCCTGAAATCTTTAAAGAATGGGGATACATTGATTTTTATACTTATTTCCAAACCGAAAAAGGCGTGGATATTGCCTCATTACAGGCCAAAGTACCTGGTTTTATAGCCCGTCGCAACCCGCAGGACAAAGAAAACTATCACATTCAATTCGAACCACTGAAGGATGCCTATCTGCATTCCAGGGCGGCACGGCAACCTGGGGTTACCGGCAGTCTGACGAACGTGTATATATTTTCCGTGATTGGTCTGTTCACACTGCTGATTGCCTGTATCAATTTTATGAACCTGTCTACTGCCCGGTCTCTGGAGCGGGCGAAAGAAGTGGGTGTTCGCAAGGCTGTAGGAGCTAACCGGCTGGGACTTGTTTATCAGTTCCTGACAGAATCGATGATGATCTCCTTTGCAGCCGTAGTATTGGGTGTGGTGCTGGCAGTACTGTTGATGCCGGTGGTCAGTGATACCTTTGGTAAAATCCTGGATTACCGTTACTTATTGACCTGGGGTATATTGCCCCTGTTAATCCTGATGCCGGTGATCCTGGGATTGCTGGCTGGCAGTTATCCGGCATGGGTACTGACCCATTTCAGACCCATGGAAGTCCTCCGGGGTAAATTCAGGTCTTCCGGAAAAGGAGTAATGCTGAGAAAAGGATTGGTAGTGGTGCAATTCAGTTTGTCTATCGCACTGATTGCAGGCACCGCTGTGGTTTATTCACAACTGGACCATCTGCAATCGCATGATCTGGGTTTTAATGAGGAACAGATGCTGGTGATCGACTATGGCGGCGATAGTATCATTTCTTCGAAGATAGAAGCGATAAAAGCTATGTTATCCGCTAATCCGGATGTACTGGCTGCATCAGCCTCCCGTTCCGTGCCGGGTGATTTTATTCCGAATGCTTATACCACCCTGGTGGCTCCCACGGGGGAAATGAAAGGTGCCGGTCCGTTACTGTATGAAATAGATGCAGACTTTATACCGATGTACAATATCAAAATGGTCGCAGGCAGGGCTTATTCCCGTGACTTCCCTTCCGACCTCGAACAGGGAATGGTGCTGAATGAAGCGGCTGCACGTGATTTCGGGTATGCACATCCGGCGGATATCATCGGTAAACGTTTTGAACAATGGGGCAGAAAAGGAACAGTGATCGGTGTAGTGAAAGACTTTAACTACGAATCGCTGCATAAAAAAATAGGCCCACTGACGCTTAGAATGGCACCTGCCGAATCGCTGAATAAAATCTCTCTCCGCATTAAAGGCGATCATATCAACCGTACTATAGCTGAATTAGAACGTACCTGGAACCAACTGGCTCCTCAAAGGCCATTCCTCTATACTTTCATGGATCAGTCGTTTAACCTGCAATACCGGGAAGATGGCCGTTTTGGTAAAATGTTTGGCGCCTTTTCTATTCTTACGATACTGATCGCCTGTCTGGGCCTCTTCGGCCTGGCTACTTATGCTACTGAACAGCGGGAAAAGGAGATCGGTATCCGCAAAGTACTGGGTGGTTCTGTGGGCAGTATTGTAAGGTTGTTGTCGTCTGATTTTGTTAAACTGGTGCTGATTGCCATTCTGATTGCCACACCGGTATCCTGGTGGGTGATGAACCGATGGCTGGAAGGGTTCCCATATCACATCAATATTCAGTGGTGGATATTTGCACTGGCAGGTATACTGGCGATATCGGTCGCGTTGCTGACCGTGAGTTCCCAGGCAATCAAAGCTGCCCTGGCAGATCCCGTGAAGAGTTTAAAAGCAGAATAA
- a CDS encoding TonB-dependent receptor domain-containing protein, with protein sequence MSVFLLLYVFLAVLPASAQSSILDKRISLDLKGAGLKESLRAIERQIGVMFNVQSALLNKATVKVNLSAKDMTVRTALDKVLAPAHLRYRLLEGAVVIDEKPENKEQEPAKAQPRQQGRISGKIFDGRNEPLIGATIRIVGNNNKAALSATDGSYMIPLEPGTYTLEVSFISFQTQRITEVAVKAGENTALTIAMKTSTSTLNQVVVTSGYKKASVAGLYAQQKNSASISNGISAEQIAATPDRNVGESLKRISGVSTADNKFVLVRGIGERYNAATLDGTILPSTEAQKRSFSFDMIPNTIVDNVVVVKTITPDMNMSFGGGAVQINTKDIPTENFISVGIGTSVNDQSIGKDFLSRKRGKQDFLGFDDGRRSFPTDLKTMSGASPKAELVEQTRRFTNDNFTVYKYRAAPAQNYQFTIGQQFALDKTGQRKFGFTGALNYRNSQTIQDIEEIRRGKWNVNTPIVSGGYAYNYNTTLGGILNMGLQLKQHRFSLRNTYTHLFDNAFTRIYGVSSDDNLGGMPDQIRETDDPTFTTLIQNKITGTHQLQQTKVEWDFARTSINRQQKDIGIASQAPKIMGGDTMFFYVPNQLSEPRFTPTSRQHYSNRETHYSWNVSASRPFRFGKFTNTIKAGYFGTQRSSRFDWTILPVVRDNAVFDPSLAYLPVGEWLNPENVRGDGYLLLLDGWGNDYYAGKSQNHAGYLMFDNKLSDKWRLVWGLRAEYYDYKEINNGSNAPKKGANGEFTLPEEKNWQWLPSANLTYSPIHSLNIRAAYSSTVVRPEMMDNSQFFRYSAFYDGLVGSAGISSTRINSWDFKAEWFPGLGEILSIGGYYKYFDKPAEMIAMETLDFGYRYTLKNSNWAKVYGLELEVRKNLGFISKATLLQRLTVYGNMTWQQSKVEGLYMMNDPVTGKINLVPMKQKRALYGQAPYLLNVGLQYQDEKFGWNIVYNKSGRKTYFVTTSPAITEYEQPRQQLDAQVSYKFFKSRLEVRLNAANLLNAASVYYNNRGSYEPNPDNVSGSLDFSNAQRLKEGFTDNYEEGDLYTFKQRFGRTYSATLTYKF encoded by the coding sequence ATGTCAGTTTTTTTATTGCTGTACGTTTTCCTGGCAGTGTTGCCAGCCTCCGCACAAAGCAGCATCCTGGACAAACGGATTAGCCTGGACCTGAAAGGAGCCGGCCTGAAAGAAAGTCTGCGTGCCATCGAACGCCAGATCGGCGTAATGTTCAATGTACAATCAGCGCTGCTGAACAAAGCCACGGTAAAGGTAAACCTGTCGGCTAAAGACATGACCGTTCGTACGGCGCTCGACAAGGTACTGGCCCCTGCTCACCTGCGTTACCGATTGCTGGAGGGGGCTGTGGTTATAGACGAAAAGCCGGAAAATAAAGAACAGGAACCTGCAAAAGCCCAACCCCGGCAACAGGGTCGTATCAGTGGAAAGATATTCGATGGCCGGAATGAACCGCTCATTGGTGCCACCATCCGCATCGTGGGAAATAACAACAAGGCGGCGCTTTCTGCAACTGATGGAAGTTATATGATCCCGCTGGAACCAGGTACCTATACGCTGGAAGTGAGCTTTATCTCTTTTCAGACCCAACGCATCACGGAGGTAGCTGTAAAGGCAGGAGAAAATACCGCCCTGACGATAGCAATGAAAACCAGCACCAGTACGCTGAATCAGGTAGTTGTAACATCCGGATATAAAAAAGCATCTGTAGCCGGTTTATACGCGCAGCAAAAGAACAGCGCTTCGATCAGCAACGGGATTTCTGCAGAGCAGATAGCGGCTACGCCGGACCGCAACGTGGGTGAATCACTGAAACGTATTTCCGGCGTCAGTACGGCCGATAATAAATTCGTGCTGGTACGGGGTATCGGGGAACGATACAATGCGGCGACGCTCGATGGCACCATATTGCCAAGTACAGAGGCGCAAAAACGCAGCTTCTCATTTGACATGATTCCCAATACCATCGTCGACAATGTGGTGGTGGTGAAGACCATCACCCCCGATATGAACATGAGTTTTGGCGGTGGGGCTGTGCAGATCAATACCAAAGACATTCCGACGGAAAATTTTATCTCTGTTGGTATCGGAACTTCGGTGAATGATCAGTCCATCGGAAAGGATTTCCTGAGCCGCAAACGGGGCAAACAGGATTTCCTGGGATTTGATGATGGCAGGAGAAGTTTCCCCACCGATCTGAAAACCATGTCTGGGGCATCGCCTAAAGCGGAACTCGTTGAACAGACCAGGCGCTTTACCAACGATAATTTCACGGTATATAAATACAGGGCGGCGCCGGCGCAAAATTACCAATTCACCATCGGGCAGCAATTCGCACTGGATAAAACAGGACAACGAAAATTCGGCTTTACAGGTGCACTGAACTACCGGAATAGCCAAACCATCCAGGATATTGAGGAGATCCGCCGGGGAAAGTGGAATGTGAATACCCCGATTGTGTCAGGTGGTTATGCGTACAATTACAATACTACACTGGGCGGTATCCTGAATATGGGGCTGCAATTAAAACAACACCGCTTTAGCCTTCGTAATACTTATACACACCTGTTCGACAATGCCTTTACCCGGATCTATGGCGTCAGTTCGGACGACAACCTCGGAGGAATGCCTGACCAGATCCGCGAAACAGACGATCCGACGTTTACCACCCTGATTCAGAACAAAATAACCGGCACGCATCAATTGCAGCAAACGAAGGTGGAATGGGACTTCGCAAGGACGAGTATCAACCGGCAGCAAAAAGATATAGGCATTGCTTCGCAGGCGCCTAAGATAATGGGAGGAGATACGATGTTTTTCTATGTGCCCAACCAGCTATCCGAACCGAGATTTACACCAACATCCCGCCAGCATTACTCCAACCGCGAAACGCACTATTCCTGGAATGTGTCTGCATCGAGACCCTTCCGTTTCGGAAAGTTTACCAATACCATAAAAGCAGGTTATTTCGGGACGCAACGCAGCTCCAGATTTGATTGGACGATATTGCCGGTTGTCAGGGATAACGCGGTATTCGATCCATCACTGGCTTACCTGCCCGTTGGAGAATGGTTAAATCCGGAAAACGTCCGGGGCGACGGTTATCTGTTGTTACTGGACGGATGGGGCAATGATTATTATGCCGGTAAAAGCCAGAACCATGCAGGCTACCTGATGTTCGATAACAAATTATCCGACAAGTGGCGCCTGGTTTGGGGATTACGTGCCGAATACTATGATTACAAGGAAATCAATAACGGTTCCAATGCGCCTAAGAAAGGAGCAAACGGTGAGTTTACCTTGCCGGAAGAAAAAAACTGGCAATGGCTGCCTTCCGCTAATCTTACCTATAGCCCTATTCATTCGTTGAATATCCGGGCCGCTTATTCCAGTACCGTAGTACGCCCTGAAATGATGGATAATAGCCAGTTTTTCCGGTATAGCGCGTTTTACGACGGCCTGGTTGGCAGTGCAGGTATCAGCAGTACACGTATCAACAGCTGGGATTTTAAAGCGGAGTGGTTTCCGGGTTTGGGCGAGATATTGTCTATCGGCGGATACTACAAATACTTTGACAAACCTGCGGAAATGATCGCCATGGAAACCCTTGATTTCGGGTACCGTTATACCCTGAAAAACTCCAACTGGGCTAAAGTATATGGACTGGAACTGGAGGTACGGAAAAACCTTGGTTTTATCAGCAAGGCCACCTTACTCCAACGCCTCACCGTCTATGGCAACATGACCTGGCAACAATCTAAAGTAGAAGGGCTGTATATGATGAATGATCCTGTTACGGGAAAAATCAACCTGGTTCCCATGAAGCAGAAACGGGCCCTGTATGGACAGGCGCCTTATTTGTTAAACGTTGGGCTGCAATACCAGGATGAAAAATTCGGCTGGAACATTGTTTATAATAAATCGGGCAGAAAGACTTATTTCGTGACCACCTCACCCGCTATTACAGAATATGAGCAACCCCGGCAGCAATTAGATGCGCAGGTGAGTTATAAATTCTTCAAATCACGCCTGGAAGTCCGGCTGAATGCAGCGAACCTGTTGAATGCAGCCTCCGTATACTATAACAACAGAGGAAGTTATGAGCCCAACCCTGATAATGTATCGGGATCGCTGGATTTCAGCAATGCACAACGGCTAAAGGAAGGTTTTACAGATAACTACGAAGAGGGTGACCTATATACTTTCAAGCAACGTTTCGGACGTACCTACAGTGCGACATTGACCTATAAATTTTAA
- a CDS encoding S41 family peptidase translates to MKKVLFLLLFAHQVNAQSTKPASLQPPQQSDSLSIVNRQLAPGEMKKDLQLFLDIRKKANSGLYRYRSVKQIDSIYQWAFNQVRQPMSTTDFFKVIVQLTDFEGSCHNYTEPGGDLVKYFNRQRSFFPFALKYVEGNIIFNSKTPQIPVGARIVSINGVADKALMSSFYKYLTADGYTTTQKWSNSVNTSYGIRYLYEYGLKDSYTIRFIAPGATEPQTVTIPAVSLEERKANLALRYSAPVDSLIDYNVQPKYSFKMANPATGLLNLRIFTMADDANDPAFPVYVKFIDSVFQVLSTNNIPNLILDIRGNPGGSDPTFEQPMMYLTDASFKENTLAYTIFGNGIPYEKYFWGVSTSERMDSAAKVAGKAMLQDYFPVFRNGRNIQDSKHNPVYLPKQPRFKGKLYLLIDENVASAASHLASLVKAYANNVTIVGVETVGGYYYHNGHMGLIYELPYSKIKTKFSIVHVEQDAPLKPDQPEGRGIIPHHTVWTSFNDFMQQRDTQMEYVHKLIGGQF, encoded by the coding sequence ATGAAAAAAGTACTGTTTTTGCTTTTATTTGCGCATCAGGTAAATGCGCAATCAACCAAACCTGCCAGCCTTCAGCCACCACAACAATCCGACAGTCTGTCCATCGTTAACCGACAGCTTGCTCCCGGCGAGATGAAGAAAGACCTGCAGTTATTCCTGGATATCCGGAAAAAAGCCAACTCCGGTTTGTACCGCTACCGCTCTGTAAAACAGATCGACAGCATCTATCAGTGGGCGTTCAACCAGGTTCGTCAACCTATGTCTACGACAGACTTCTTCAAGGTTATTGTACAGTTAACGGATTTTGAAGGTAGCTGCCATAACTATACAGAACCTGGCGGCGACCTGGTGAAGTATTTCAACCGGCAACGGTCCTTCTTTCCTTTTGCCCTGAAATATGTGGAAGGGAATATCATCTTTAACAGCAAGACCCCGCAGATTCCGGTGGGTGCACGCATCGTGAGCATCAATGGGGTAGCGGATAAGGCGCTGATGTCTTCCTTTTACAAATACCTGACTGCCGATGGTTATACCACCACACAAAAGTGGTCGAACAGCGTAAACACCAGTTATGGTATCCGGTACCTGTATGAGTACGGACTCAAAGATAGTTACACGATCCGGTTTATAGCTCCGGGCGCTACCGAGCCACAAACGGTAACGATACCGGCGGTATCACTGGAAGAACGTAAAGCTAATCTGGCGTTGCGCTATAGCGCGCCTGTAGATAGTCTGATTGATTATAACGTACAGCCGAAATACAGCTTTAAAATGGCCAATCCGGCAACAGGCTTATTAAATCTGCGGATATTCACCATGGCGGATGATGCCAATGATCCTGCATTTCCGGTATATGTAAAGTTTATCGACAGTGTATTCCAGGTACTCAGCACAAACAATATTCCCAACCTGATTCTGGATATCCGCGGTAATCCCGGTGGTAGCGACCCTACCTTCGAGCAACCGATGATGTACCTGACAGATGCCAGCTTCAAGGAAAATACACTGGCCTATACCATCTTTGGTAACGGCATTCCCTATGAAAAATATTTCTGGGGTGTATCTACATCTGAAAGGATGGATTCTGCCGCAAAAGTGGCTGGAAAGGCAATGCTGCAGGATTATTTCCCGGTATTCCGTAACGGCAGGAATATACAGGACAGCAAACACAATCCGGTGTATTTACCCAAGCAACCCCGTTTTAAAGGCAAGCTGTATTTACTCATTGATGAAAACGTAGCCTCGGCGGCTTCACACCTGGCGTCTCTCGTAAAAGCCTATGCCAATAATGTGACGATTGTTGGCGTGGAAACCGTTGGCGGATATTATTATCACAACGGGCATATGGGACTGATCTATGAATTACCGTATTCCAAAATAAAAACCAAGTTCTCCATTGTACATGTGGAGCAGGATGCACCGCTAAAACCGGATCAGCCGGAGGGCAGAGGGATTATTCCACACCATACGGTATGGACTTCCTTCAATGATTTTATGCAACAACGGGATACCCAGATGGAATATGTGCATAAACTGATCGGTGGGCAATTCTAA
- a CDS encoding right-handed parallel beta-helix repeat-containing protein — MKTRTLFNHQSWAVFIAVVLFYSFTNTSCRKNMLEQEGLQTEQLNKDNLLLNGREFTLVPDANGRLLIDNANNYYQPGDILNLVGNFSGVYFYNFSGTAANPILIRNGAGAPTVIGNPAWNGGSWAEGLVFMNCHHIKLGGRNSKSDFVINGSTQPARDAYFDLILRNHTDNFEISNLTINNGGTGILAKTEPVLSDSASWYPNSYMQNLRIHDVTISGTQNESMYIGHTATYWNLSNNTPKYDTAFTPGQFYVQPIKWNNVRIYNNYVTGSGADGIQTAAIDQLEVYNNEVTNWALQHNYGHNGGILIGGRTTNTNTHDNYVHDGWGEMCQFYGSGEFGTHIIHNNLFRDNQAENSGISMRGTQNAIVQITHNTISKSGGALLRINGYTGQNGPQIVNANAFIQPRTAGGVIYPSAYIYTENGGAVTEGTGANVNTRFLTVAAANVDVNNYYLPNAGSPMGASGYRKTP, encoded by the coding sequence ATGAAAACACGCACACTGTTTAACCACCAATCATGGGCTGTATTCATTGCAGTAGTTTTATTTTACAGCTTTACCAACACCAGTTGCCGCAAGAATATGCTGGAGCAGGAAGGCTTACAGACAGAACAGCTGAACAAGGATAATTTACTGCTCAACGGCCGGGAATTTACCCTGGTTCCGGATGCCAACGGCCGGCTGTTAATCGACAACGCCAACAACTATTATCAACCTGGGGATATCCTCAATTTAGTGGGTAATTTTTCCGGCGTTTATTTCTACAATTTCAGCGGCACTGCCGCCAATCCGATCCTTATCAGAAATGGTGCCGGTGCCCCTACTGTTATCGGCAATCCGGCCTGGAACGGCGGCTCCTGGGCGGAAGGTCTGGTATTCATGAACTGCCACCATATCAAACTCGGTGGCCGCAACAGTAAATCAGATTTCGTTATCAATGGTTCCACACAACCAGCCAGGGACGCTTATTTCGACCTGATACTCCGGAACCATACCGATAACTTCGAAATCTCCAACCTGACCATCAATAATGGCGGTACAGGTATTCTGGCTAAAACAGAACCTGTATTAAGCGATTCTGCCAGCTGGTACCCTAACTCCTACATGCAGAACCTGCGTATCCATGATGTCACCATCAGCGGCACACAGAATGAATCCATGTACATCGGTCATACCGCTACTTACTGGAACCTCTCCAACAACACCCCCAAGTATGATACAGCATTTACACCCGGACAATTCTACGTACAGCCTATCAAGTGGAACAATGTACGCATCTACAATAACTATGTAACAGGCTCCGGTGCAGACGGGATACAGACAGCTGCCATCGATCAGCTGGAAGTATACAACAACGAAGTCACCAACTGGGCCTTGCAGCACAACTATGGACACAATGGCGGCATCCTGATTGGCGGCCGTACGACCAATACCAATACGCACGACAACTACGTACACGACGGATGGGGTGAAATGTGCCAGTTCTATGGCTCCGGCGAATTCGGTACCCATATCATCCACAATAATCTCTTCCGCGATAACCAGGCTGAAAACAGTGGTATCAGTATGAGAGGTACCCAAAATGCCATCGTACAGATCACTCATAATACGATCTCCAAATCCGGCGGAGCCCTGCTGCGCATCAACGGATACACCGGTCAGAATGGCCCGCAGATCGTAAATGCCAATGCGTTTATTCAGCCCAGAACCGCCGGTGGGGTTATCTATCCCAGCGCCTACATCTATACAGAAAATGGCGGAGCTGTTACAGAAGGTACCGGCGCCAATGTCAATACCCGCTTCCTGACAGTAGCTGCCGCCAATGTAGATGTGAACAACTATTATCTGCCTAACGCAGGTTCACCGATGGGTGCTTCCGGCTACCGGAAAACACCTTGA